AAATTTGCACAGCTGAACCAATGGCTATCATATCAGCCAAAGCAAAAGATATCATAATAAAAGGAATAATCAAGGCCAAAGCCGCTAAAGCGTCATTTCCTAGATATTTTCCAACAAAAATTCCATCAACAATATAATAAAAAGAAATAAATGCCATGCTTATTACATTAGGCACAGCACATTTAACAAAAAGCCTAAAAGGGCTTAAGGTGCTAAAAATATTTGACATAAAAAATCCTTTAAAATATTTAACAATACAAATATCTTAAAAGGAGCTAATAGAGTGTTTGAAGTCCTAGTATGTAGAAAGCTAAGCGATAGGTTTCTATCGGTATGATTTTTTTATTGTTTTTGTTTTGTGTTTGCATAATAATATTTAAAAATTAAAATATAATAAAGAAATTATAATATTGAAAGTTTAATAAGTCAAATTTAGCCCAAGGGCCAAATTTGATTAAATTACAGCAAGTATCTTTACAGCGTCATTTAAGCCTGTTACTATGCTTGCGCCATTTTTAGTTGCAATATCTCCTGCTACAAAAATGCCTTTTACATTGCTTTGTTTATTTTCATCCATTAAAGGAACTCCTTTATCATCGACATTGATTCCGCATTTTTGTAAAAAATCAAGAGGAGTAGAACCACCGATAGCATAAATGATTCTATCATAAGTCTCACTGCTGCCATCGTTAAATTTCACTTTAGCTTTACCATTATCATCCTCAAGCTCTTCTATATCTATACCGAGTTTTAATTCTACTTTGCCTGAATTTCCAGCTTCGTGAATATCTTTAAGATTGATATCATTTAGTCTTGTAAATTCTTTCTTGCGATAGCAAAGGCTTACTTTATTTGAGTTAGCTAAATCCACCGCATATTCTGCAGCTGAATTTCCACCTCCCACAACAAGGATTTTTTCATCACCTAAAACAGAGTTAGCATTGAAATTAATAATCTTTGTTAAAGTTCCAGGAAGTTTATAATCAGGCTTATTAGGCTTACCCATTCTACCTATAGCAACGATGATATTTTTACACTCATAAACACCCTTGCCTGTGCTTACTAAAAATACTCCATTTTCATTTTTAACACTCTCTACTTCAGAGCCAAATTCAACTTCTATATTATGCTCATTTAAAGCGTTTTGAAAAGTTTCTATGGTGCTTTCTTTGGTTCCATCTTGAAAAGGGACATGTCCGTGATTTGTCCCTTCACAACCCTTATAAGCCATATCAACTCTTTTACCATCTTTGTAAAACTGCATCAAAGTTTGACAAATATTGTTTGATTTCTCCAATACCAAAACTTCTTTATTTTTAAGCTTGGCTTCAACCGCACAACCAATTCCTGTCGGCCCTGCACCAACTACAATTAAATCTACTTTTTTCATTCAAATTTACCTTTCAATTCTAAATTTTTTTGTATAATTTATCAAGTTTTTTGTAAATAAAGGATTAAAAATGCGAAATTTACTTGAAAATATTAAGAAAAATTCTCAAAAATTGCTCAATTTAACACCCAAAGATAAAGAAAATATTATATTGAAACTAGCTCACACTTTAAGAAAGAATTTCAAAACCATATTAGAATCCAATGAAAAAGATATAGCAAATTTCACCAAAAGTGGAGCAATGCGAGATAGGCTTTTACTAGATGAAAAACGCATTTTTTCTCTTTGTGATGCTTTGGAAAAAATTGCTTATTTAGAAGATCCTATAGGTAAAATTTCTAAAGGTTGGGTTAATTATGCGGGCTTAAAGATAGAAAAAATCAGCATTCCCATAGGACTAATCAGTGTAATTTATGAGGCAAGACCGAGTCTAAGTGCTGAAATCATTGCTTTAATGATAAAAAGCTCCAATGCTTGCGTGCTTAAAGGAGGCAGTGAAGCAAAATTTACAAATTCAGCAATATTTGATCTTGTTTATAAAGTACTAGAAGAGTTTAATTTGCAAGATTGTTTTGCTATGTTTTATGAAAGAAATGAGATCATGCAAATTTTAGCTTTTGATGATTTAATCGATGTGATTATCCCTCGTGGAAGTTCAAATATGATACAAGAAATCGCTAGTCATACAAAAATTCCACTCATCAAACAAGACAAAGGTTTATGCCATGCTTTTGTGGATGAGAGTGCAAATTTAAATATGGCTTTAGAAATCATCCTTAATGCAAAATGCCAAAGAGTAAGTGTTTGTAATGCCCTAGAAACCCTTTTAATCCATGAAAAAATTGCTAAAGATTTTATAGAACTTTTAATCCCTGAATTTGAAAAATTTAAGGTAAAAATTCACGCACATGAAAATATCTTAGAACATTTTAAAAACTCAAAATTAGAACTTTCAAAGGCTGATGAAAGCATTTTTGATACTGAATGGCTTGATTTTGCTATCAGTGTAAAATCAGTAAAAGATTGCGATGAGGCTATAGAGCATATCAACCAACACAGCTCTTTACACTCTGAAACCATAATCTCAAACAATGCTTTAAATATAAACAAATTTCAACGCCTTCTACGCTCATCTTGTATTTATGTCAATGCCTCGACTCGTTTTAGTGATGGGGGTGAATTTGGCTTTGGTGGGGAAGTGGGAATTTCCACAAGCAAACTTCATGCAAGAGGTCCAATGGGTGTTGAAGATATTTGCACTTATAAATACCTAATCAGCGGAGAAGGACAAATAAGAAAATGAGTAAAAGAAAAATTTTAAAACAACAATATAAAGAAATCATACAACTTAATCCAACTGAAAGAGTTTGGCAAATGCCTTTTTTCTTTGCCTTAGCAGTTGGATTTGCACTTAGCATTGCTGCATATTATGAGCGTATGGACTTGGGACTAATCGCTATGATAGGAATCATGGCTTTTGTTTATACAACCAATACGCCTATGTATCATAGAATGGCTGTTACAATGTGCTGTTCTTTTGGTTTGTGCTTATCTTTTTTAATAGGACTTTGCACCCATTTTTTTCCTGCGTTTTCTCCGCTTATAATTGGTCTAGTGGCTATGGCTAGTTCTATTTTGATACGCTATTATAACATAGGCGCGCCGGGGTATTTTTTCTTTGTTTTTTCCTGTTTATTGGCTTCATTTTTTCCTTTTCCAGCAAAAGATTATATTTTTCTAGTGGGATTGATTTGTATAGGTGGTATCATTGCCAACATAGCTGCTTTTTTATACTCTGTATCTGTCATTTATATTTTTAAAAATTCCCCACCCAAACCTGTTTTGCAAAATGGGAATTTAGGCTTTGATATTATCTTTGTAGATTCTATAATTATTGCTTTTTTTGTCGGATTTGCTGTATTTCTAGGAGCATTTTTAGAACTTGATAGAAGTTATTGGGTTGCAGTTAGCACGACTGTTATCTTGCAAGGAGCTAATTTAAAATCAGTCTGGATAAAACAGCTTCAACGCATTCTTGGGACAACGGTTGGAATTTTATTTGCATGGTGGCTTTTAAAAATCAAATTTACTCCTTTAGAATTTGTCTTGTTGATGATGTTTTTAGCCTTTATAATAGAGTTTTTGGTAGTTAGAAACTATGCCTTAACCGTAATTTTTCTTACCCCTTATGTGACTTATTTAGCTGAAGCAGCTTCTTTTGGAAATTTAAGTGTTGATATGCTGATACACGCTCGCCTGCAAGATATTATCATAGGTAGTCTTTTGGGGCTTCTAGGGGGTTTTGTTATCCATAAACCTTATTTAAGAAAATATTTTGAATACATTGCAAAATACATTTTTAGAGTAAGATTGACAAATAGATAATTCTTTTAAAATTCAGCTTTTAAGCCTATGCGCATTAAAAGCTGAAATAATATATTTTAAAAATTCCTGTATAAATATCTTAATTTATAAAAGCTTACAAAATTTGATATTTATTTATTAGCTCTTTCAATATACTCCCCGCGCACTGTATCAACGCGTATAACTTCACCCTCTAAAACATGAAAAGGAATTTGTACAACTGCACCTGTTTCAAGTGTAGCAGGTTTTTTGTTTGAACCTTGAGTATCGCCTTTAAAATTTGGAGCTGTTTCTACAATCTTAAGTTCTACAACTTGCGGAACTTCCACGCCGATAGCTTTGCCGTTGTGAAAAAGTACATCTACCATCATACCATCAAGCATCCATTTTTTTGCTTCCCCTACATCTTCATCACTGATTGCAACTTGCTCGTAAGATTCTGTATCCATAAATTGGCAATTTTCACCATCGTCATAAAGATACTGCATGGTTTTTTCTTCCAAATTTGGAGCTTCACATTTATCTCCTGCGTGAAAAGTTTTTTCTAAAACCTTACCATCAATAAAAGATTTGATTTTTATACGCACAAAAGCAGGACCTTTTCCTGGTTTTACATGTTGATATTCAACTATTTTAAAAGGAATTCCATCGATTTCGATTTTAAGCCCTTTTTTTAAATCACCCATTGAATAAGATGCCATAAATTTTCCTTTTTATA
The window above is part of the Campylobacter coli genome. Proteins encoded here:
- a CDS encoding NAD(P)-binding domain-containing protein, with the translated sequence MKKVDLIVVGAGPTGIGCAVEAKLKNKEVLVLEKSNNICQTLMQFYKDGKRVDMAYKGCEGTNHGHVPFQDGTKESTIETFQNALNEHNIEVEFGSEVESVKNENGVFLVSTGKGVYECKNIIVAIGRMGKPNKPDYKLPGTLTKIINFNANSVLGDEKILVVGGGNSAAEYAVDLANSNKVSLCYRKKEFTRLNDINLKDIHEAGNSGKVELKLGIDIEELEDDNGKAKVKFNDGSSETYDRIIYAIGGSTPLDFLQKCGINVDDKGVPLMDENKQSNVKGIFVAGDIATKNGASIVTGLNDAVKILAVI
- a CDS encoding glutamate-5-semialdehyde dehydrogenase gives rise to the protein MRNLLENIKKNSQKLLNLTPKDKENIILKLAHTLRKNFKTILESNEKDIANFTKSGAMRDRLLLDEKRIFSLCDALEKIAYLEDPIGKISKGWVNYAGLKIEKISIPIGLISVIYEARPSLSAEIIALMIKSSNACVLKGGSEAKFTNSAIFDLVYKVLEEFNLQDCFAMFYERNEIMQILAFDDLIDVIIPRGSSNMIQEIASHTKIPLIKQDKGLCHAFVDESANLNMALEIILNAKCQRVSVCNALETLLIHEKIAKDFIELLIPEFEKFKVKIHAHENILEHFKNSKLELSKADESIFDTEWLDFAISVKSVKDCDEAIEHINQHSSLHSETIISNNALNINKFQRLLRSSCIYVNASTRFSDGGEFGFGGEVGISTSKLHARGPMGVEDICTYKYLISGEGQIRK
- a CDS encoding FUSC family protein → MSKRKILKQQYKEIIQLNPTERVWQMPFFFALAVGFALSIAAYYERMDLGLIAMIGIMAFVYTTNTPMYHRMAVTMCCSFGLCLSFLIGLCTHFFPAFSPLIIGLVAMASSILIRYYNIGAPGYFFFVFSCLLASFFPFPAKDYIFLVGLICIGGIIANIAAFLYSVSVIYIFKNSPPKPVLQNGNLGFDIIFVDSIIIAFFVGFAVFLGAFLELDRSYWVAVSTTVILQGANLKSVWIKQLQRILGTTVGILFAWWLLKIKFTPLEFVLLMMFLAFIIEFLVVRNYALTVIFLTPYVTYLAEAASFGNLSVDMLIHARLQDIIIGSLLGLLGGFVIHKPYLRKYFEYIAKYIFRVRLTNR
- the efp gene encoding elongation factor P, with the protein product MASYSMGDLKKGLKIEIDGIPFKIVEYQHVKPGKGPAFVRIKIKSFIDGKVLEKTFHAGDKCEAPNLEEKTMQYLYDDGENCQFMDTESYEQVAISDEDVGEAKKWMLDGMMVDVLFHNGKAIGVEVPQVVELKIVETAPNFKGDTQGSNKKPATLETGAVVQIPFHVLEGEVIRVDTVRGEYIERANK